The genomic interval ATCCTGCACTCTGTGTTTTCGTCTATTAAAAACTGTGTCTTTAACATGATTTTACCCTTGTGTCCTTGTCTTCCGGGCTCACCCGATTCACCCTTAACTCCTTTGTGGCCTACGTGCAGGAACAAAATGTTATAATTGATCCTAAAGTGCGTTTAACAAAAACGGGCAAgtgaaatcatttcatttacacaTCAGTCACCATTAATAAAATCAGTGGTTGTAAAAATTAACTTACTTTCATGCCGGGGAGACCAGAGTGTCCAGTTCAGAGAAGAGGGGGCAGGCGTTGGggcactgaaaaacacaacagcctATTTGAGGTCATGGAAGAGCCCTGCCACTAGGGGGCTCTACTGACAGAGACCCCAtaagaagaagcagaaaaaagggaaacaaatctgtttttatattttgtgttttagccCTTAAAATCATATTGTTATACTGATCATTTTTTCCATGCTGTGGGTTTTAGTTTAGCAAGACAGGCCGAAAGAGTCAGCTGAAGACGaaatgaaactaaatgaaaaatgaataattcctcagtaaacaaatgtatttgttttaaagatGTAGGAGCTTCCTGTCATCAATCTGAACAATTCACCATGATACAAATCAAAATTCTGGTTGTTGTTTGTAATGACATTAacctgcaaaagaaaaaaatggctgCCTGGAATTAAATGCTGAAATTTGAAATACTTAAACCTTAAATTGTCAGCAGTGATAGAAAGTATATTGTATGTAAATCTGTAGTAAATGGactaaaatgtgaaaaaatcagtgattgtaaattaattttctttggGATCAAACTTACCAGGTCCTCGCCTTGATACACCCCTGGAGGTCcctagagagaaaaaaaagtatcttTAGGATCTTAAATCAACTTCTTACCGcgccccaccccccacctctctAAAATaatagttttcattttcctttcatgATCAGTTTCCCTGATAGAGACAGAATCTGTGATATTTACCGGAGGCCCAGCAGGACCAGGAAGACCAACTTGACCCCTCTTGCCTCTCGCTCCCTGTGAGAGTTAAACGATTTTTTATTAATAGCTGAACAAGAATCTTGATACTTAACACAGCACCAACAAGAGCgcctacatttttttaatcatcttttagtttttctgtgtaCTGATGATGTTAATAAATTGTTTTATGGCTAAAATCAATTTAATTCTGAACTTAAAGTAAAAGACTTGTATACTCACAGGGGGTCCAACTTTTCCCAGTTCACCCGGTAGCCCATCTGTACCAGGAATTccctgttaaaataaaacatgtctgaattGATAAGTCATGTTACAGTAAGGCTTCCATTGAATATGCATATGATATGCCATGATACAGTATTTAAGTAAACTTATAACAGTTATTCAATAAGCTGTAAAGTCTCACCTTGATGATGTCAGAGTGTAATAGGGGTGTGGTCAGTACACTCTGACATCATCAGTAGGTGTGTCTAGAGGCCAGAAGAgtttgtgaaaaaacaaaaatataacatatgACATACATTTATAGACTCTAATCTAATAATACATGGGAAACCAGGCCGTAGAGTATGGATTATAATACAGAGGATACTCACGTCAAGCCCATCAGGTCCCACACCCTGTGAGAGAGAAATCATGGATTGACCGTGAGGTTGACTGATCAACAGAAATCAGTACAGatcaataaagaaaatgtagTCAAGTCTCATAAAGACAGGGCTAAATGCACGCTAAAGCAGCCTTATTCTTATATTTAATTAACTGCGGTAACAAGGGTACATCCAGTGTATACTTcaactctgactctgactgattAAAGTTAAAACTAATACTCCTAAGACTAATGTAGTTCTCACCTAAACCATTTTCTACAGTCTATATAAGTTCACCAAGATGTTTATAATTCATAAAAGCAGGTTCTGTTATTAGCAAATGTGCAGCTATTACATCTATTTTTCAAACTTAACAGCTGAACGTATGTTGAATCAAATTACTATCTGCACTTACAGGCTCCCCAGGAGGCCCACGTGGACCAGGATCcccctgaaaacaacaaaaaatgaggTATGTTAGACCAGCTTTTAAAGATCTACACTGTCCTGTGCAGGGCCTCAGGAATTAGAGGGTGAAAAACTTACTTTTGCCCCCAGTGGGCCCACTGGGCCTGGATCCCCAGGAGGTCCAACAGGTCCCTACAAAGATGACACAAAATCCTTGAAACATCACAGGTCCTTTACAGAATactgatgaaaaatatgttaaaattgTTGTAGACTTTAGAAAGTTTCAACTTAATAATTCTGATAAAGGTTTTCTGTACACTATAAAGAATCAAATGTCATTGATTTGTAGTTTTTTATGTGATAAGATCATTTTAATGGGAGAACCCAGTGTTAACAAGTACAAATGACACTGTTCAGCCCACCTAtatggttttctttgtttaataaGATTAGTTAGATTAAATTCTGAGTCGTCAAACTTCATATATGGTTAATGTCGACTGTAttagagagaaaataacaatatattgGCAGGGTTGCTGTTTGTTGTAGAACACCAGAGTTGAATTATATAACTTACTCTGCCTGCAGTGTATAGTGTTTAGTAATAACCAAACCAGGGTTAAATAACAACACACAGGACAGAGTGGAAGTGATGAAGTCACCATTAAACTAAACCTGAACCGTATCAGCAGTTTTAAGGAACACTTGGTTATGATAACATTGTGATCACCAAAGTAATTTCTGGGAACAATATGCTACAACAAGACCAAATGGAGAAGAAACATGAGGGCTGAGACAGTCAGACATGTTGTAGACAGGCCGACAGTTCAGGCTGGTTTTGTTGCGTAAGCCTCAGGCTCTGGTTGGATTTGCTTGTGGctacttttaaaaataaatctctcaAGAAATTTAGGAAAGggactctctccctctctctttctgattGAGCCAGTCCTCTGTGTTGAAATGTGGCACATGTTGAAGTTACATAATGCTAAGGAAGAGAATAGCTAATGCACTGAAgtgaacaaaacacagcaaaaatataaCCTCTGTTTCAGGTTGGGTTTGGCCTTAATGATGGCAGGACGAGCCAGGATGGGGATGCATTTCTACTTTATTTGTGGGTAAACCTGAAAGTGACTACATCCACTGTGCTGTCAGTAAGTCCTAATTGCACGAGAATACTGCATGCATGTCAGCACAACCACTAGAAGTACCAAATTTTACagcctgtgttttctcttgaGAATACGTTTGGCTAACCTGGGAGTTAATTTACAACATGTCTTACTGTCTTAGTGCTCGTGTCTCCTCCAGCATTCCCAGACCTCAGTATTTAATCTGGTGCTTCTGTCAAACTTCTAATTTATCTGCATGCATTTGTCTTTTGAGACTCATTACAAATGTGAAATCAGAGGGAGGGTGTGGCTTTAGCTCCTCCCCTCACTTCCCCCCGTCCATAAGTAACCCTCAACCCACCCTCCACCTGGTCAAAGGCAGGAACTACAGCCAGGCATTCAGTCTATGTGAGCAGATTACTTTTGTCTCAGAGCCAATGGTAGAGCCCTAAAATAGAACATCATCTATTTTTTTAGTGTAGAAGCTTGATTCGCTCTGCTAGCTCTTTGATTTCTCCAAGTATGACTGTGCAAACTTTGATGCActcttctgtgtttcagtcCACATGAAACCCTGAATCTGCCCGTCTGTTCTCAGCACCGTCACCACAGCAGACAGCCAGACACACTGAGTCCATTCTGCGCCGCCTTTCCCAGCATACAGTTCTCTCCTGTCAACCATGCCGATCCCCCTGCACTCCCCTCGATCGCACACAAAAAGACCCCTGTTTCTGTCAGGAAGCTACTTGACACTCTCCCCTAAATAGCCAGATTCATTTATTcaaggaatgttttttttctctctctctacacttTTTGCTCAGCTGAGGCCAAGACAAACTGCTCACAGCAGCAGATCTGAACATCTCAAGTCCTGCAGCTCAGATCTTACACAGATCCTCTCCCTCAGGGGTTAACCAGCAGGACCCTCATCTGCTGGATTAAAGCAACTGAGCTCTACTGGGTCTTTAAACAGTTTTTGGAGTCCACTACACTGCCTGTAAAATAAACCTGATGGGTGAACACTTGACCCGCTAAAATCAAAGTTACTCTAAACCATGTCAACATGTTGTTTCACTCACATCTGCGCCTGGAAGTCCTGCAGCTCCAGGAGCTCCGTCTTTGCCGTTATCTCCATCAGGACCCTGGAAGCACAAGTTCACTTCTTATTAACTTGATTGTTGACTTTAGTTTATGAATCCCAATGTCTGCATctataatgataatgatgaagtTAAAAGGTGACTCACTGGTCCGCCGTTCACCGTggagtcctctcctctgtcgcCCTGGAGATGCGAGAAGAACGAAGATgagaacatttttcttcttttaaaacacaaaatcttaTGTGCTTGTTGCACAGTGAGTGTTACCTGTGAACTACCTGAGATCATGTCCATTTCTGTGGGTTCCTCTAACcttacatattttaaattctgGACTCCGcaagtttacatttttacaactATTAAGCCAAACTACTTTTAGAACAAATGGTACGAGAGGAGCGTGAGGAGAGCTTTCAAGCAGCGTTTAGATCTTAATGTCTAAAgataaaatgcagaaaacataataaatcaactaactgaacaaatgaaacataaaaagtTGCGAATTTAAGGAACTTGAactcagtatttctaaaatcctggaCACTGTCCTGGTGTTGTTTTCACAGGATCTAAGATTATGGATTATGGAATAGGGCTTCTGTCAGCTTCTCTGAAGCCCATTGTGCAGCATTTAAGGTTTTAgtgtcactgaaaataaatattaccTTACTATAGTCTGACTCTACATATCAAGAGCAagagagcagctgttttctcACTCATTGAAAGTGTAACATCACTGGACGTAGTCAGGATGAATGTTATTTTGTTGCTCTGCTGTTCGGCTGTCTTCAGTATAAACCACTGAAAACCTGCTTCACTGTTCACTGAGCCGATTAACCCAGAAGTGAATTGAACCACAGCTTTGACCCACAtctgaaaactgaaatctgtGACTGTTAAAGGGGACAAAACGCCGACTCACATCGATGCCATCCACTCCGGGTACGCCGGCTGCTCCTGGTGACCCCGCGGGGCCTCTGGGACCGACTGGGCCCCTCTgtagaacaaacacaaaaaaaattttgcttttttttcccaactgAAATTCATCTCTAAATATTatccagtgctgctgctgctgcctctgctgctggtggtgtgaAGGGCAGCTCACACAGACTCTCATTGTGTGGGTGTTGTGAGGGGAAAGGTCGTGAAACTGAACCTGGTTTCCCATTATGGTCCCATTACACCGCCTAAGTAACTGCATGTGTTCAGattactgctgctgtctggagCTTATTGGTGCCAGGACATCAGTTATGGGCAATTTTTCAGataaacatgcagaaaaatatAAGTCCTCTGTAAATAATGCAGTTTTTAAGAGCATACATACATAGATTTGCTGTAAAAACTTGCTGTTTTTACTTAAAATGTAGTCAATTTTCTGTTAATGGCTCATACAATGACAATTTATAATACTAGTGTGGAAAATAATTACCCTAAAATATGTCTGTGAAGGATATCCAGCTATAGCAGGTGTGTGAAAAGCTCACATGAAAGAAAATctgataaaaatgtgtttataagtatatttgaaaaatgttacaCAGATTCAAGTATTTTAGTTCAAATGCATTTAAGTATAGGTTTCTCATTAAAACAAGACACACAGAATAATAAACTGACATTTAGGTAAATTATTAATTAGTTTAAGTATCATACAGACACCCATGCATAAGGAATAAAACACCATAAAGTACAGTAAGTCTCTGTAAACCCATCATTGAACACTGAGTTTCTCTTCCAGGAGataaaggagaggaaagaaggagcACCCATCTCACCTGAGCGGAGCAGATCAGCACCATTTGCAGTAAAAGCACCAGCAAAGACTCCCGATAAATCCTGGAGAGAGCCATGGTCCTCCCAGGGCCGAGGAAGACGCTAAAAGTCCCTTTTTCCCAGATTAGAGACGGGGCTCACGGACGGTCCACCTGTCGGTCTCCCCCCTGACTGAAACCCCACCGCCTGCTGGAAGGGGAGGATGTTAGAAAGTCCTGATTATTCATGAGAAGCTGAGGCTCTGCAGGctcactggaggaggaggaggaggaggaggaggaggaggaggaggaaggcctCTCAGAACAAACAGGGTGGGATGTACTTTTCTTtactttgaaatgaaatgaagttcAAGTACAGTGGTTGACCGTTACATTCATGTTTGATATTGAGCAGCTgaaatttgtgtgtttgagtttggaTGAGGTGGATGAAATAATAGTATTATTGGAAACGTGTTTCTGCAAATgtaatggagaaaaagaggagaaaaagaaaaggaactCTTTCAATATAATGAGTTagtatctcaaaataatgactaaCTATCCTAAAATAATAAGTTAGTATCCCAAATTA from Lates calcarifer isolate ASB-BC8 unplaced genomic scaffold, TLL_Latcal_v3 _unitig_992_quiver_1554, whole genome shotgun sequence carries:
- the LOC108880930 gene encoding collagen alpha-1(IX) chain → MALSRIYRESLLVLLLQMVLICSAQRGPVGPRGPAGSPGAAGVPGVDGIDGDRGEDSTVNGGPGPDGDNGKDGAPGAAGLPGADGPVGPPGDPGPVGPLGAKGDPGPRGPPGEPGVGPDGLDGIPGTDGLPGELGKVGPPGARGKRGQVGLPGPAGPPGPPGVYQGEDLCPNACPLFSELDTLVSPA